The DNA sequence AGAGGTCCGGGTGGCAGACCGGATCATGCACGGTAAGACCAGTTTGGTTGTTCATGATCAACAGGGGATGTTTGAGAATGTTCCCAGCCCCTTTGAGGTCTGCCGTTATCATTCCCTGGTAGTGGAGCCGGGACAGGGTCTGGGATTCAAGGTTGGTGCCAGGACCAGGGAGAATGAGGTCATGGCCCTGGAATATCTGGACCGTCCCTGGATGGGGGTTCAGTTTCACCCCGAGTCCATTCTGACTCCTTTAGGCCCGAAGATAGTGGAAAATTTTATGAGAATAGCCGGTGTTAAGACCCGACAGCTGTACCAGGAGGCCAGCCATGAATATTCAGAAAGCGCTTAATAAGATCTGCGAAAAACAGCACCTTGACTATGAAGAAGGTCTGGACCTGTTCCGGGCCATGTTTGAGGGTCATCTGTCCCAGGCTCAAAGCGGAGCTCTGCTGATGGGGCTCAGGCTCAAGGGCGAAACCGGGGATGAGCTGGGCGCTGCAGTTCAGGTGGCTTTGGAGCGGGCCAGGCTGGTTCAGGGAGTAAAGGGGGTGCGTATTGATACCTGCGGAACCGGGGGGGACGGCAGGAGCAGCTTTAACTGCTCCACTGCAGTAGCCTTTTTCCTGGCTGATATGGGAATCAAGGTGGTCAAGCATGGCAACCGGGCAGTATCCAGCTCATGCGGCAGCGCAGATGTGGTGGAGGCCCTGGGCCTTCCCCTGCTTGATGATCCAGCCAAGGTGGAGCAGGAACTGTCCAGGACAAATTTTGCTTTTTTGTTTGCGCCCCATTTTCATCCCAGCTTTGCCGGTATTGCACCCTTAAGAAAGGAGCTGGGTATAAGAAGCATCTTCAACCTTATGGGGCCCCTGCTTAATCCGGCCAGACCCACCCATCAGATCCTGGGGGTTCCCTTGGAATCTTTCATGCCCATCATGGCTGAGGTCCTTAAGAAAAACAATGTTCAGTCAGCAGCTGTGGTCCATGGGGCTGAGGGATTTGATGAACTCACCCCGTGCGGGCTGAACAGGGTGATATTTATCCGGGATAAAGGCCTAAAAGGGGAGACAATTGATCCTGAGGCCCTGGGCTTCAGGCTGTGCCGCCCCCGAGATATGGTCTGCAAAGACAGGGAGGAAGCCCTTGTCCGGCAAAAGGAGATCTTAAGGGGAACAGGTCCTGGGGCCATGCAGGATATGGTGGCCCTGAACCTGGGTCTGGCCATTCATCTTCTTGATTCTAAAGTGAGCATGCCGGAGTGTATGGATCAGGCCAGGGTCCTGGTCAGGGCCGGACTCAAAAACCTCAGGGTCTGCTGACATGAAAAATCAAATGCTGAACAAATTCATGGCTGCCAAAGAGACAGAAATCAAGTTTTTGGAGAAACTCAAGATCCGGAACGGGCTGCCTGATATCTTCAAGGGTGAGCGGCCTGATCTGATCAAGGAGCTTAAAAAGTCGGGGCCGGTCATAATCGCAGAATATAAAAAGGCTTCTCCTTCCAGAGGGGTGATCAACTCAAAGATATCAGCCAGAGATGCCGCAGCCATGTTTTTCCAAAACCAGGCCGGTGCTGTTTCAGTCCTGACCGAGGAAAAATATTTTCAGGGCAGTCTGGACTATATTGACCCCTTTGTCAGGACCGGTCTGCCGGTGCTGCGTAAGGACTTTATCTTCCACCCTCTGCAGATAAGGCAAACTGCGGCTACCAGGGCTTCGGCCCTGCTGCTCATTGTCCGGGTGATCCAAAGTCCTTTGGAGTTGAAGGCCCTGACAGAACTCAGTCTTGAGCTGGGTCTGGAGCCGGTGGTGGAGGTCTTTAACAGGAAGGAACTGGATCTGGCAGTGGAAGCCGGAGCCAGAGTCATCCTGGTCAACAACCGGGATCTGGACAGGCTGGAGGTGGATCTGAACGTATCCAGAAATCTTGTCCAGGATAAGTCACCCGACCAGGCCTGGATCTGTGCCAGTGGGCTGGAGCATAAAGACCAGATCGCCGAGTTTGCAGGCCTGGGCTTTGACGCGTTTCTCATCGGCACCAGTATCATGGCAGCGGATGATCCTGGTGCAAAACTTAGGGATCTGACCTCATGACCGGGCTGCTGATCAAGGTCTGCGGCCTGACCCGGGCTGATGACCTTGAGTTCTGCCAGAACACGGGAGTTGACCTGACAGGGTTTATTTTTCATGGTCCCAGCCCCAGGTTTATGGAACCGGAGCAGGTCGGTTTAATGGAAAAGAAAAATGAACTAAGGGTGGGAGTTTTTGTTGACCAGGGAGTGGATGAGATCTTGAAAACCATTGACCTGGCCCGGCTGGATCTGGTCCAGCTCCATGGAAACCAGGACATTAATTTTTGCCGGGCCATCGGGCCTGACCGGGTCATCAGGACCTTCTGGCCGGAGGGCTTTACAGATCTTCAGGATTTCCAGGAAGAGCTTGAAGGTTTCAGCCAGGCATGCAGGTATTTTCTTTTTGATGCCGGCAGGAGCCTGGGCGGGCATGGCCGGTCCATATCCTGCCCATGGCTGGAAAGGGTCACAAGCCCCAGGCTGTATTTTCTGGCCGGAGGCCTGGGGCCGGACAATGTCGGGAATGTACTGGAGCTTGGCCTGACCGGACTAGATCTTAACTCCGGGGTTGAGTCCAGTCCGGGAATAAAGGACCCGGAAAAAATCAGGCAGGTATTGAAACTGGTCAGGTAAAAAAATGACTGCATGGTAAGCTGCTACCACCTGTTTCAAACCAGTATTTTTGTTTAAAAGTAACTTTTGGTAATCACGGCCTGGCCTGTGGAAAAAATAACAGTGTTGAACAGTTTTTTGCTTGAGACAACCTAACAGGAGATAAAGATGAGAAAAGGATATTTCGGTAATTTCGGAGGACAGTTTGTGCCGGAGCTTCTGGTGCCGCCCCTGGCCGAACTGGAAAGGGCCATGCAGGATATCATGGACCAGCAGGAGTTTAAAAAGGACCTGGAGCAGGTCTTTGCCGAGTTTGTGGGGCGGCCGACGCCTATCTCCAGGTGCGCCAACCTGTCCCGGGACCTGGGCTTTGATCTGTGGCTCAAAAGAGAAGATCTGGCCCATACCGGGGCTCATAAGATCAATAATACCGTGGGCCAGGCTCTGCTGGCCAGGCACATGGGCAAGGCCTGTCTGCTGGCTGAAACCGGGGCCGGGCAGCATGGCGTAGCCACAGCTACTGCAGCAGCCGCCCTGGGGCTGAAGTGCATCGTATTCATGGGTGCGGTGGATGTTAAACGCCAGAGCCACAATGTCCGGCGCATGGAACTTCTGGGAGCCAGGGTAGAGGCGGTGGAGAGCGGGACCAGGACCCTTAAGGACGCCATTAACGCAGCCCTGAGGTACTGGATTGCCCATCAGCAGGACACCCACTACTGCCTTGGTTCCGCTGTGGGGCCCCATCCTTTCCCTTTGCTGGTCAGGAAGCTGCAGTCCGTTATTGGTGAAGAGGCCAGAGAGCAATTCACCCGGCAGACCGGAAAACTGCCGGACATTGTTGTGGCTTGCGTGGGCGGCGGGTCCAACGCCATAGGGGTTTTTCATCCTTTTACCGGGGACAAGGGAGTACGCCTGGTAGGAGTGGAGGCTGGAGGCCAGGGCACTCCAGATTGTCACCACTCAGCTACCCTGTCCAAGGGAAGCTACGGCGTACTGCACGGGACCCATACTTATCTGCTCCAGACCAGTGACGGCCAGATCATGCCCTCCCATTCGGTTGCGCCGGGCCTGGATTACCCCGGGGTCGGTCCTGAACACGCCTATTTAAAAGACAGTGGCCGGGCCGAATACCAAGTGATTTACGATGATCAGGCCCTGGAGGCATTTTACCTGCTGTGCCGCAGAGAAGGCATTATTCCGGCCCTGGAAAGCTCCCATGCCCTGGCCTGGGTGCTGGTCAATAAAGACGGGATCAAGCCTGGGAGCGTAGTCCTGGTCAACCTGTCCGGCCGCGGGGACAAGGACCTGGATATTGTCCGGGAAGTTGAGAGTCAGAAACATTAGGTCCTGCCCAAACAGATACAGCAGAAAAGCTGCCAGGGCTCTTCTGGCAAGATCAGGCCAGACCAAGGTTTCTGAAGGAGTTTCAGAGAATCATTCCGGCCCCTGACCATTAACCTGGAAAGATTATCCCTGGACTGTCTATCTGCCTTGAGCATGGAATATTGGATGTTGGGACAGCAAAAAACAGCATGAAAGGAGTGAAAATGAAAACCGACAATATACTGACCTTGAAGATTCAGCAGGCCCTAAACCAGGGCCGGAGCGCTCTGATTCCCTTTGTGCCGGCAGGATTTCCTGACAAGGATACCTTCCGGGAGACTATCATGGAACTGGACAGATCTGGAGCGGACATCATCGAGATCGGGGTCCCTTTTTCTGATCCTGTGGCTGACGGTCCTGTTGTGGAAAAAGCCTCCATCAGGTGCCTGGAGCAGGGTGTGAATCTGACCTGGATCATTGAAAAGCTGAAGTCATACCGGACAAGGATAAAGGCCGGCATTGTGCTCATGGGCTACTTTAATCCTTTTCTGCAGTACGGGCTGGAGAGGCTGGCCTCAGAAGCGGATCTGGCTGGAGTAAACGGGCTGATCATTCCGGACCTGATCTTTGAAGAGGCAGAGCCTTACCTGGATACATTTGAGCAAGGCAACCTGTCCCTGGTGCCTTTGGTGGGGTTGAATACGCCCAGGGAACGCATGCAGAAATATGCCGGACTGAATCCGGCCTTTGTTTATCTGGTCTCGGTTCTGGGAATTACCGGGACCAGGCTGGATGCTGATGGGCTGTTGAAGAACAAGCTGGCAGAGGTCAGGGAAGTGTTTGCCTGCCCTGCAGCCCTGGGCTTTGGTCTAAGTTCAAGGGAGCAGCTGAAGCCTCTGGCCGGCCAGGTGGACGCAGTAGTCTTTGGCAGCGCGTTGATAAGGCACCTGGAAGAGGGAAAAAAGGCCGGAGAATTTATGGCGGCCTGGGTTTAGCTCAGTCTTTCTCAGCCTCAGGCGGTCTTTTCCAGGGCAGATGGCCGTTGATTTCAATCTCCAGGGAAAAGCTGAGAAAAGTCCGGATCAAAACCAGAATACCCAGCACAGTCAGGTGGTGCAGTTCAAAGCCGTGGGTGGTGGTCATTATAATATCTCCGGCCACCAGGAGTTCAAGACCCAGGAGGATGGCCTTGCCCATACCCTTGCGGTATTTTCCGTAAAACCGGTTCATGTCCCTGTAAATCCAGGCCCTGTAAAGAAAAAGCCCGGTGGTGGCCACTACTCCAGCGCAGATGACGGTCACCCCAAGGATCTCCAGGGACATGGCAGCATAGTACATGCTGGTCTTGAACAGGCCGTCGCTCAGTTGGAACATTGATCAGCCCTCCCTGTCCGGCAAAGGTGTGGTCCGGACTTTTTCCCCGGAAAAACCGGATTTCAACCAGTCGAAATGATTAAGGGTATTTTGTGCAGGTCCCGGGATTCCTCTGCAGTGCTGCCCAGACTCCAATTGATGCTGCCGTGGTTCAGTCCCAGAAGTCTGGCAATGTCGTCCACCAGCCCGGACAGATTTATTAGGGGATGCCTGCCCAGGACATGGGGCAGGCCGTAGGTCATATTGCAGGCCAGACACTTGCCCGGCCTCTGAATTAGTCTGAAGCTAAAAAAAATGCGGTTGTCCCTGATGCCTTCAAAGCCCAGCCTGATGTCAAAGTGACTGTCCTCCTGGTCACCGTAAAAAGCCTCAAAGAAATCATTGCTTCGTTCAATGGGAAAAAGATCTTCCAGTGCCTCGGGGGTCAGAGTCTGAGCTATTTTGTCTTTATCCATCTGTACTTCCTTATTATTTTGCGGCCAGAAATCTCTTCGGCCATGATGAAACCAGAGTAATGCCAGCCTGGCAGCCTCAGAAGGTCAGCAGGTTAACCGGCAGATCTCTACAGGTCCTTGAGCAGGATATTTCCTGGTGATTTTTCAACCAGTTCCTGGAATCCATCCAGGGTTTCCGATATTTTTTCCCAGGCCTTGGTGTCAGCCACGGGAATGTCAGTGGTCCCGCTCTGGTCCATTTTCTTGAGGGCCAGGCCCAGAGTAATGGTGTTGATGTCCAGCCCGGGCTGGTACAATGGGTCTGCATCATGCTGACTGGAAATTTCCACCATGAGTCCGGCTGCCAGCAGTTCTCGGGTGACCTGATTCACCAGTCTGGGGGGAAGACCCAGACTTTGGCAAATTTCCTCCAGGGATGTGGCCTCCCCATGGTTCATAAATCTGGTTATGACCTGGTGCAGGACCAGCAGGGAAATCTTTTGCTTGTACCTCAAGCTTATTTTTTTGATTTCCGAGGCAAAAATATAGCGTTTTACGTTTTCATATGCAAATGAGAGTTCAGCTCCCAGAAGCACGATCATCCAGCTGAGCTGGAGCCAGATGAGAAACATGGGCAGGGCTGCAAAGCTTCCATAGACAGCGTTGTATTTGACCGCTCCCACCTGCAGGGAGATGTAGGCCCACTGCATGAGCTGAAAAAGGGTTCCGGAAATGATTCCGGCGGCAAGGGCCGGTTTCAGCCTGACTCTGGTGTTGGGCATGGCCATGAGCAAAAAAGTGAAAAGCATCCAGATCAACATGTAGGGCAGGACCCTGGGTGCCAGGTCAGCCACAAAAGACATGAAGCTCAGCCACCTGGATTCTGAAACGATTTGGCTGAGTTCCGTGGATATATACAGGGTCATGCTGCCGGACAGGACTACGACCACGGGTGCAATAAGCATGATGGACATGTACTCGGTGATTTTTTTTACCCAGCCCCGTCCCTGGTTCACCCCCCAGATGGCGTTGAATGAGTATTCGATATTGGTCAGGACTTTAAGGACGGACCATAGCAGAAATAAGAAGCCGATGCCCGCTATGAGGCCGCCCCTTGTTTCTTCCAGCAGGGAATAGGAAAACCCTATGACCTGTTCCAGTATTTCCTCATGTGAGCCCAGGTAATATTCGATCTGTCTGTTTAAGGCATCTTCCAGGCCAAAGCCTTTGGCAATTCCAAAGGCCATGGCCAGGACCGGAACAATGGACAAGAGGGTGTAATAGGTCAGGGCAGAGGCCCTGCGCATGCAGTCGTCCTTGGCAAATTCCCGGACAGCCACCAGGATCACCCGCAGATGGTGGACCAGAAAAGCCCTGAAGCCGGACAGATTGCTGATGTCTATGCGCCAGATGGTTGTCTGCAAAAATTCAATAATTTTTCTGAACATGACTTTATTCCCTGATTTCACGCCATGATGTCAGCAGAGGAAAAAACAGTCCCGCCCTGACCGGTCTGTGATCCATCACCTTCATGATCCGCATGTACTTCAAGATCTGGGGCCGGTATCTATCCATCTCCCGGTCCAGAAATTCATCCAGGCCTCCACCTTCGTGGATGCTGGTCTTGAAGTCAATGATCCATCGGACATCATCCTGATCGATAAAAGTACGGTCCAGGATTACTCTGGTATTTTGTCCGTCAATGAAGGCACTTATATCGTATTCAGATCGGGCATGGTTATGGCTGTCCAGTATCCACCGGCCCAGGGGGTGGGTGAGGGTGTTTTTCACAGCCTGCAATACCTTGCCTGATGCCAGCTCCAGGTCCTGATTGCTGACTCCCAGATCCAAAAGAAGCCTCTCAATAAAGGTCATTTGGGCTTCAATCCCTTTAAGGGGCCAGGCATCCAGTCCCTGTTCTGATATGATTCTCAGCAGGTTATGGACAGCAGTTCCTATGTGTCTGGCAGTATCCCCGGCCCAATGGTAGGTCACAGGCTCCTCAGGGTTGTCAAGGCGGACCGGCTGGGCATGAGGATATCCAAATCCCGGCACTTCCGGCATGACCCAGCTGGAAGCCAGTCTGGTCAGCCTGTTGTGTTTGGCAGGACTGTCTGTTCCGGGCAAAGCTTCCTCCCCGGTCCTGGATGGCAGTTCATTCTGAAACAGGTCCTGCAGACTGTCCCACATGGTCCACAGCATGGAGCTTTTTGGCGGGGTCCGAATGGCTGTTTTGGCCCGGGCAGAGCTCCCTGTTGCAACCGATCCCAGCAGGTGCAGTCTTTTTACTGCCCTGGTTGCGGCTACGTACATGAGGCGTCCGGTCTCGTTCTGGTCCCGGTCTTTTTTCAGGCCTTCGATGAATCTGTAGGTGGGGAGGTGCTCTCCACCCGGGGCAGCAATGGGAGCCAGAAAAAGTCTTGGCAGATCTCCATCATTCTGTCCGGCAACCTCCATGAACTGCAGGAGCAGCTTGCCCGAACTGCCAGTGGTCTTTTCCAGCCCCGGGATGATTACTGTATCAAATTCCAGACCTTTGGCCTTATGAATGGTCATGACTTTGAGCCGGTCCCCTGCCTGCGGATCAGGCAGGGAGTAAAGGCCCTGCAGGGAATTTTCAAGGGCAGACAGGTCTTCGATGGTATAATTTTCCTGGAACCATTCAAGGTGATTAAAAAACGATTCAGCGTTTTCCAGTTCCTGGTCGGTTCTGATGCAGGCCGGTCCTCCCAGAGCGTGCCAGATTCCCTGGACAAGGGTGGATAGAGGTTTTCGCAGCCGGTTTTCCCAGGCAGGAATGAGTACCTTTCTGACCCTGTCCAGCCGGTCCAGTCCATCCGGGCTCAACTTCCTGACTTCATCCAGACGGATGATCCTTTCCAGGATGGCCGTCTGGTCATGCGGCTGTGAAAGTCTGGACAGGTCCTTGAGATCCAGCCCGGCCCAGGGGGCTCTTAATACAGCCAGCCAGGATAATCTGTCGTTGGGTCTTAAAAGGGCTCTGGTCAGGGCCAGCAGGTCAGCCACGATCCTTTTGTCTCCAAGGGATTCTATTTCCACTGCCTGGAAGGGTATCCTTCTTTGGCGAAGTTCCCGGACGATTTCCTGGAGATGGTTCCTGGTCCTGACCAGGACAGCGATGTCTTCGTCTGGATGGGCCTTGCTGGTTTGTCTGATGATTTCCAGGACTTTTGCGGCTTCGTCTCCAGTCCGGGGGTCCACAAAGGGGTGTACCTGGACCAGTCCGCCATCGTCCTTGGCTGCAGACATGGCAGAGTATGTCACAGATCCTCTGACATGATCCTCCAGATCCTGGAAAACAGCGGGAAAGACCTGGTTGACCCATTCCACCACTGCTGGAGATGACCGGAAATTTACCTTCAGCTGGATCGGTTCCAGTAAGATTTCGCCGATGCTGTTTTGTCTGGTGTTGAGAAAAACACCCACATCGGCATCCCTGAAGGCGTAAATGGACTGCATGGGATCTCCAACAGCAAACAGGGTTCGGCCATCATCCCTGGTCCAGCCGGAGGTGAGCATGGTCAGCATCTGGTGCTGGGTTATGCTGGTGTCCTGGAATTCATCAAACAAAACATGCTTAACCTGAAAGTCCAGGCGCAGAAGCAGCTCAGAGGGGGCATCGGCATGGCCCAGGGCATTGAGGGCTGCCCTGGAAACTTCTGGATAATCAACGGTTCCATTTTGGTGCATGACCAGATGAAGCTGGGCTGCTGCCATTTTCAGGACTCTCAGCAGGGCCGAAACAGTCAGCCAGGTCTGATCTGAATATCCGGTTTCAGGCAGGTCAGACAGCCAGGCAATGGACTGTTCCAGCCCGGGGTCCTGGCTGAGGGTTTCCAAAATGGAACATATCATTTCTTTATTTTGGGCAGCCCTTTTTTTCAGGGAGGCATCCTTAAAGCTGGCGCCAGATGGAAAGCCGGTGTTTTTGTTAACCGTTCTCCGCCAGGTCCGGCTGGAGCGGGTGGTCAGCAGTTCCTGCAGTCCCAGCCACTTGCCCAGATCCCTCAGGTGGCCCTGGGGGAGGCAATCCATATCGGCCAGGGCAATGATTGGAGAATCCGGCATTTCCTGGATCAGATTGGAAGCTGCATAGCGGGCGCATTCAAGAAGCCCGGACTGCAGCTCCGGGCTCAGGCGGGCTGCCAGAAGTCTCTTTGCCTGTTCCAGCCTGCGCTGGATCTCAAGCTTTAAGTGTCCTTCCAGAAGTGTTCTCAGGTCCTGATCAGAGGAGATGGGGCTGAGAAGCCTGAGCCAGTGCTCCCTGAGTTTCAGCATGGTAATGATCAGTTCCCTGGTCTTGTTCCAGTCATTATCCAGGTGGAGCAGGACCCGGGAAAGGGATTCGTGCCAGGGAGAGTCCTTTTTCAGCTCAAGTAGGGTGTTCCTGGCTGCTTCTTCATAAAGCGTTTCAGGTTTTTCAGCCACTTTGAGGTCAGTGCCTGCGCCAGAAAAAAGAGGCATCCTGCCTGCCAGATGGAGGCAAAAGGAGTCTATGGTCCTGATCTTGAGGCGGGCTGGATTATCCAGGATATTCCAGCCCATTTTTTGATCCCTGGAAAGGGCACCGGCTGCAAGCTGCCATGTCTTTGCTGCATGGGGCTGGGAAGGCTCAGGTTCTGATCCGGCTCGAATCAGGGAGTTGACGACCCGGTTGCGCATTTCAGCTGCAGCTTTTCTGGTGAAGGTGATGGCCAGGATTTCTTCAGGATCATTTACCCGGGACAATAGCCGCAAAAATCTCTGAGTAAGGAGTTCGGTCTTGCCTGAACCGGCCGGGGCCTGGACAATAAAGGATCTTGCCGGATCAAGGGCCTGTTCACGCTGAAGGTAGTCATTCGGGGTATGATTTGCCATGGATTGTTTTGCTCTTTGGTGGAGGAGATGCTGCTGGTTGAAATCTTACGCCAAGTTACAGAAAAAATAAAGAAGAGTGAATGAAGGGCTGAGGATGATGGGAAAGGCAGGGCTTTGGTCCCTGCTTCCTGGGCAAGGCCCCAGCAACCGGTCAGGGTTTTGTTTGCTGATGATTTATGGCCTGGCGGAGTTTTTGACATCCATGTCCCGGCATCATAGATTCAAGACCTGGAAGTCGAAGGTGGAACTTATGCTTACCGCTAACCAGGAATAAAGGGAAAATGTTCATGTCTTGGAGTGAACTTCTGGATTATGACCGTGAGAATATCTGGCATCCGTATACATCCCTTACTGAACCGCTGCCTGTATATCCGGTGGATTCGGCCAGAGGAGTGCGCATCAAACTTGCCAATGGAAGGGAACTGGTGGACGGCATGTCTTCATGGTGGGCGGCCATCCACGGCTATAACCATCCTGTCATGAACAGGGCTGTCAAACGCCAGCTGGACAAGACTTCCCACGTCATGTTCGGCGGGCTGACCCACAAACCAGCGGTCAACCTGGCCATGAAACTTGAAAAGCTGCTTCCAAAAGGGCTGACCAAGTTCTTTTTTTCTGATTCAGGATCGGTTTCAGTGGAAGTGGCCCTGAAAATGGCTCTACAATACTGGAGGTCAAGGTCCAGGCCGGAAAAGATACGCTTCATGAGTCTGGAAAAGGGTTATCACGGGGATACCTTTGGAGCCATGTCGGTCTGCGACCCTGTAACTGGAATGCATACTCTTTTTTCCGGATTTCTGCCCAGCAGTATTTTTGTTCCATCCCCAGAGTCCAGCTTTGGTGAAAAGTGTCTGAACAGGGATCTGGAAAAAATCGACCAGGCCTTAAAGACCCACGGGCCAGAGACTGCCGCCTTTATTCTGGAGCCAGTGGTTCAGGGTGCCGGAGGCATGCGTATCTATTCCCCGGACTATCTGAAAAGGGTCAGGGAGCTTTGCCATGAACACGAGGTGCTGCTGGTGGCCGACGAGATAGCCACTGGTTTTGGCCGCACAGGCAAAATGTTTGCCTGTGAATATGCAGAGATAAGCCCGGACGTGATGTGCCTGGGCAAGGCCTTGACCGGAGGCTACATGAGCCTTGCCGCAACGGTCTGTACTGAAGACATTGCCAGGACCATCTGTTCTGGTTCTCCCGGGGTTTTCATGCATGGACCGACTTTTATGGGCAATCCCCTGGCCTGCTCAGCTGCCCTGGCAAGTCTGGGGCTGCTGCTGGACATGAACTGGAAGGACCGGGTTGATTCCATCGAGGCTCAGCTGAAGAAGGAACTTTATCCGTTGAAAAACTTTCCAGGAGTCCGGGATGTTAGGGTTCTGGGAGCCATTGGGGTGGTTGAGACAACCAGAAAAGTAGATGTGCGCGCTGCCCAGGAGCTGTTTGTGGAAATGGGGGTGTGGATTAGGCCATTTCTGAACCTGATTTATATAATGCCGCCATATATTATTGAGCCCCAGGATCTCAGTCTGCTGACCAGAGCCATGAAAGAGGCTCTCCATTCTATTAATCCTTGACTGAGCCGGGCTTAAGGGGCTAGGAACTGAAAATAATGATCCAAAGGTGTTTTAACAATCAAACAGGAATGCCGAGGGGTTTTGAAGATGGAACGTAAAAACTGGATTAACAAGCTGGATGAGCTGGAAGGAGATAAGCCTGCTCCCCCCAAACAGAAAAAAAATATGTCCTTTAATTTTGGCTCTGGCCAGGAGAACATGCTTAAATATGTCCTGGCTGGAGCGGGAGTGGTCATGGTGATCCTGTTGATCTCCCTGATTGCCAGGGGAGGCAGGGATTCTTCGCCTGCCGGGATGGATGAAGTCATGACCAGGCTGGAAGGTATTGAAAGGCAGATGGGTCGGATGGAAGGACAGGAAGAGGAGCGGCAAAGAATTATTTCCCAGGTGGTCATGTCTTCTCAGGATTTGAGGACCGATCTTGAGACTCAACGAGAAAACCTTGATGATCTGAGACAGAAGATTGCTGAACTGGAAAAGGTCAGGCAGCAGCCTGCTCCAAGGCCTGCTCCAGCCCCTGCTCCAGCTCCGGCCAGACAGGATCAGCCTGGGGCAGAGGACAGGATCGTTCATGAGGTCCAGCCAGGGGACAATCTGTTTCGCATCGGCCTGCAGTACAATATCTCGGTTGACCGGCTCAGGCAGCTGAACAATCTTTCTCCCAACGACTCCATTTATCCGGGTCAGAAGCTTGTAGTGGGAACAAAGAATTAGGTGAGATTCAGATTTCCAGACAGGTTTTTTGTGGCAGGCACTGATACCGGGGTGGGCAAAACCCTGGTCAGCGCCATGTTATGCCTTGGACTGGGGGCTGACTATTGGAAGCCTGTTCAGAGTGGTTCAGTTGAAGGCCTGGACAGCACA is a window from the Desulfonatronovibrio hydrogenovorans DSM 9292 genome containing:
- a CDS encoding UvrD-helicase domain-containing protein, whose protein sequence is MANHTPNDYLQREQALDPARSFIVQAPAGSGKTELLTQRFLRLLSRVNDPEEILAITFTRKAAAEMRNRVVNSLIRAGSEPEPSQPHAAKTWQLAAGALSRDQKMGWNILDNPARLKIRTIDSFCLHLAGRMPLFSGAGTDLKVAEKPETLYEEAARNTLLELKKDSPWHESLSRVLLHLDNDWNKTRELIITMLKLREHWLRLLSPISSDQDLRTLLEGHLKLEIQRRLEQAKRLLAARLSPELQSGLLECARYAASNLIQEMPDSPIIALADMDCLPQGHLRDLGKWLGLQELLTTRSSRTWRRTVNKNTGFPSGASFKDASLKKRAAQNKEMICSILETLSQDPGLEQSIAWLSDLPETGYSDQTWLTVSALLRVLKMAAAQLHLVMHQNGTVDYPEVSRAALNALGHADAPSELLLRLDFQVKHVLFDEFQDTSITQHQMLTMLTSGWTRDDGRTLFAVGDPMQSIYAFRDADVGVFLNTRQNSIGEILLEPIQLKVNFRSSPAVVEWVNQVFPAVFQDLEDHVRGSVTYSAMSAAKDDGGLVQVHPFVDPRTGDEAAKVLEIIRQTSKAHPDEDIAVLVRTRNHLQEIVRELRQRRIPFQAVEIESLGDKRIVADLLALTRALLRPNDRLSWLAVLRAPWAGLDLKDLSRLSQPHDQTAILERIIRLDEVRKLSPDGLDRLDRVRKVLIPAWENRLRKPLSTLVQGIWHALGGPACIRTDQELENAESFFNHLEWFQENYTIEDLSALENSLQGLYSLPDPQAGDRLKVMTIHKAKGLEFDTVIIPGLEKTTGSSGKLLLQFMEVAGQNDGDLPRLFLAPIAAPGGEHLPTYRFIEGLKKDRDQNETGRLMYVAATRAVKRLHLLGSVATGSSARAKTAIRTPPKSSMLWTMWDSLQDLFQNELPSRTGEEALPGTDSPAKHNRLTRLASSWVMPEVPGFGYPHAQPVRLDNPEEPVTYHWAGDTARHIGTAVHNLLRIISEQGLDAWPLKGIEAQMTFIERLLLDLGVSNQDLELASGKVLQAVKNTLTHPLGRWILDSHNHARSEYDISAFIDGQNTRVILDRTFIDQDDVRWIIDFKTSIHEGGGLDEFLDREMDRYRPQILKYMRIMKVMDHRPVRAGLFFPLLTSWREIRE
- the bioA gene encoding adenosylmethionine--8-amino-7-oxononanoate transaminase, translated to MSWSELLDYDRENIWHPYTSLTEPLPVYPVDSARGVRIKLANGRELVDGMSSWWAAIHGYNHPVMNRAVKRQLDKTSHVMFGGLTHKPAVNLAMKLEKLLPKGLTKFFFSDSGSVSVEVALKMALQYWRSRSRPEKIRFMSLEKGYHGDTFGAMSVCDPVTGMHTLFSGFLPSSIFVPSPESSFGEKCLNRDLEKIDQALKTHGPETAAFILEPVVQGAGGMRIYSPDYLKRVRELCHEHEVLLVADEIATGFGRTGKMFACEYAEISPDVMCLGKALTGGYMSLAATVCTEDIARTICSGSPGVFMHGPTFMGNPLACSAALASLGLLLDMNWKDRVDSIEAQLKKELYPLKNFPGVRDVRVLGAIGVVETTRKVDVRAAQELFVEMGVWIRPFLNLIYIMPPYIIEPQDLSLLTRAMKEALHSINP
- a CDS encoding LysM peptidoglycan-binding domain-containing protein, with protein sequence MERKNWINKLDELEGDKPAPPKQKKNMSFNFGSGQENMLKYVLAGAGVVMVILLISLIARGGRDSSPAGMDEVMTRLEGIERQMGRMEGQEEERQRIISQVVMSSQDLRTDLETQRENLDDLRQKIAELEKVRQQPAPRPAPAPAPAPARQDQPGAEDRIVHEVQPGDNLFRIGLQYNISVDRLRQLNNLSPNDSIYPGQKLVVGTKN